In the genome of Synechococcus sp. CB0101, the window CAAAAGGAGTCCTGTAATTATTGACTATATCATTATAATGAATTGTATCGGCTTGAATAAAACTTATCGGAAAATTTTCTCTATCGGTTTCGGCATAGTGGGGCTTCAACAAATCTCTTATAGTTATACCTGCGGATTTTTTAATATGAAGCCAAAACAGCAAGCTTTTAGTCATTTTCAGGTAAAGAGTAATTTAAAAATTAATGATCCAGTCGAATGCTAATATTACATAAAAATGGAAAGCTACGGACTAGGTCCTTTAAGGAAATTCTGGAAAACCCAGCCCGTCTGCGCGAAAATGAACCTGTAATCGCAGACCAGGACTGGGTTGATGGGCGGCAAGCAGCTCGGTTTCACGGACTATGAGCTGACCACGGCCAAGAAGCGCACCAAGCGCGAGAAATTTCTCTCCGAGATGGAGGCTGTGGTGCCTTGGCAGGCACTCATCGATCTGATCGAGCCGCACTACCCCAAGGCGAGCAAGAAAGGCGGCAGGCCTCCCTATCCGCTGGCAACGATGCTGCGCATTCATCTGCTGCAGCAGTGGTACTCCCTCAGCGATCCGGCCATGGAAGAGGCCTTGATCGAGGTGCCCACCATGCGCCGCTTTGCCGGCATCGAGCTGATCAGCGATCGGATCCCGGACGAGACCACGATCCTCACGTTCCGCCATCTGCTTGAGAAGCATGGGCTGGGTGAGCAGATTTTTGACACCGTCAAAGCGCTCCTGGCCGCTCGGGGCGTAACCATGCGTCAGGGCACGATCGTCGATGCCACCTTGATCGCAGCGCCCAGCTCCACCAAGAACAAAGATGGGAAGCGGGATCCGGAGATGCACCAGACCAAAAAGGGCAACCAGTGGTACTTCGGCATGAAGGTCCACGCCGGCGTTGACAAGGACTCAGGCCTGATCCATTCGGTTGTCGTCACCGCCGCCAACGTGCACGACCTCACCCCGGCAGCTGAGCTACTGCATGGAGATGAGGAGGTGGTGTACGGCGATGCTGGCTACCAGGGCATCGCCAAGAGACCAGAAATGGCTGGCAAGACAGCGGAGTTCAGAGTGGCGATGCGGCCCGGCACGCGCAGGGCTCTTCCTGACACCCCGGATGGGAGGGTGCAGGATCTGATCGAGACGGCCAAAGCTCACATCCGCTCCAAGGTTGAGCATCCCTTCCGTGTGATCAAGCAGCAGTTCGGCTTTCAAAAGACCCGGCTGCGAGGCTTGGCCAAGAACCGCTGCAAAATCAACGTGCTTGCGGCACTGTCGAATCTGTACCAGGCCCGACGACAATTACTCGCGACAGTGTGAACAGGGACTTGGTGTGCCTGCACACCTCTATTTAGCCTCAAAACCAGCCGAAAGTGGCTGGATATGTGAGCCAAGGTCATCAAAAAATGGCCTCAGAGGCAATTTGCAGCCAAAACCACTCTTTCTGCTCGCT includes:
- a CDS encoding IS5 family transposase, whose protein sequence is MGGKQLGFTDYELTTAKKRTKREKFLSEMEAVVPWQALIDLIEPHYPKASKKGGRPPYPLATMLRIHLLQQWYSLSDPAMEEALIEVPTMRRFAGIELISDRIPDETTILTFRHLLEKHGLGEQIFDTVKALLAARGVTMRQGTIVDATLIAAPSSTKNKDGKRDPEMHQTKKGNQWYFGMKVHAGVDKDSGLIHSVVVTAANVHDLTPAAELLHGDEEVVYGDAGYQGIAKRPEMAGKTAEFRVAMRPGTRRALPDTPDGRVQDLIETAKAHIRSKVEHPFRVIKQQFGFQKTRLRGLAKNRCKINVLAALSNLYQARRQLLATV